GGGACCCACTTGTTGGTCGCTTGTTGGTTGTCTGCCCAGAGGGGGGTACCCAAGTGTTGGTTTTCGGCGCCCAAAGGGGTACCCAAGTGTTGGTTTTCGACAAATCTTGGAGGTGGGACCCAAGTGTTGATCCCGTCGATGGGCCACCTCGGGCCGTCGTAAACCCCCATGAACAAAGGATTCCTACAGGTGGCACCCAAGTGTTGGTCCGAATGTTGATCCGCCGGTTCCCACAGGGGGTACCCAAGTGTTGATCCGCCGCCTCACCCCCGCCGACGTAGCCGAGTACCGTGCCCTGATGCTGCAGGCCTACGCCCACGAGCCCGAGGCTTTCATCGCCACGGTGGCGGAGCGCGAGCCGCTGCCGATGGATTGGTGGCTGCCGCGGGTCGCCGAGGGACCCGATGCTCCTCAGAGGGTCTTCGGTGCGTTCCTCGAGGGAGAATTAGCCGGAGTCGCGGGCCTGCGTTTCGAGCAGCGTCCCCGCACCCGCCACAAGGCCAGAC
The Acidobacteriota bacterium genome window above contains:
- a CDS encoding GNAT family N-acetyltransferase — protein: MLIRRLTPADVAEYRALMLQAYAHEPEAFIATVAEREPLPMDWWLPRVAEGPDAPQRVFGAFLEGELAGVAGLRFEQRPRTRHKARLYGMAVLPAFRGRGVARALVQAVLEEARSHPETRLVQLTVTEANTPARRLYTSCGFRPFGTEPMALRIGERFLAKIHMWCPVDET